aggggagggatagtggggggtggAAAGGTTGGGGagacattgggagaaatgcctgatgtaggtgaaggggggatggaggcagcaaaccaccatggcatgtgtgtacctatacaacaatcctacgagatctgcacatgtaccccagaacttaaagtgcaattaaaaaaaaaaaagatgaacccAGCAACAAACTGGGAAGTCCAACCACTCTCCACCCCAGGCACCAAGGAAAACCTCTTTACCATGCCCCGTGGCCAGGGACAGCTAACACTTGGCTTCCTGCAGCCAACCCTCCCTATGCCCCGGCAGACTCACCTTGTAGAATTTCCTGAGGTTTTCTTTCTGAGTCTGATTAATAACTGTGAGAACACGGGCAATAGATTTGCGGACGACTCGGCTACAAAACAGAGAGGTCAGTGAGGATGGGGAAGACGCACAGCACTTCCCAAGGCTCAGGATCCACACACACAGGGCAGGGACAGCTAGAGCCGACCCTATCAGCCTATCCATATTCACTCAGGAGGAAGGCATTCTGGAAGTGAGGTctgaggagggaaagagggacgTGGGATGGGCACTCCAGGAATGCGGACAGGGAATCCAGCACTGTTGAGCTGTGAAGTGTCGGTTGAGACAGCGGAGAAGGCTTTATGAGGAAGTAAGTGCAGGCTCGAGAAATGGGGCAGATCAGGGAAAGACCTTCATTCCCAGAACACGGATTTATCCCGAGGGCTATGAAGACCCAACCAGTGCCAATCTCAGTGAGCTGATGGGAGGGAATCATGTCACAAACCAGGCAATCAGGCCAGCTTAAAGAATCGCAGGAAAAATTAGACCTTTGCAAAGTAGAATCAGTACAAGCTAGGAGACTGAAGCAAGCAACAGGCTGGGGAGAATCTGTAGTCAGGTCGGGATGAGGGCGGATGGCTGGTCAACATGGCTCCTGAGGATTCAGTGTGCAACTCTGCTCATTCAATCCTCTCACCTTGCCCCGCTAAGGTTGGGGGAAAGGAGGACAGCtgcctttttttggagacaggatctcatctctgtcaaccaggctgaagagcagtggccccattatagcctcaaactctgggctcaagtgatcctcctgcctcagccaccacggtagctgggactacaggcctgcaccgcacccagctaattattttgatGAAGTGGACTTTGGACGGGTTGATGAACCCCAAACCCATGTTCCTTTCAAAAGCCTCCTGGACTCTCAGTCATGTAAAACAACTGACACTGCCACTCACGGGTGCAAGCCACCCACCTACCAAGAGGGAAAAGGTGAATTAAAAAGTCAAGTGTAGTGGGAGGCGGAAGGAAAGGGTCCAGGTAGGCTTTGAAGGCAGCATTAAGATGGGTCTCCGAGAATGCACTCCAGGCACAAAGACCGCAAGGTCAGGGCGGGTAAGGGGCTACACACAGCGGGTCTCCCATGCTCCCCGGGATTCGCTGAGTGGGCACCTAAGCGGCCACCTCCTTGAGCCAACTTTGAAATCCTCCGATGATCCCGAGGCACACGTGCTCCCCACCCGCGAGGCCTGTGATCCGGCTCTCACTTACATCTTAGAGAGCTTGGAGGCCGCGCCGCCCGTCACTTTGGCGACTCGCAGCTGGGACAGCTCCACCTTCAGGTCGTCCAGCTGTTTCAGCagctcctccttcttcttcccgCGAAGGTCTCGAGCCTTTATCTTGGCCTGCGCGCAAGAGGACGTGGGGTTCACCCAGGCCGCGGGGCCATGTCCCCTCCACCTGTGCTGTGGCCAGCCCCAGAAGGCGTGCGACTCGCCCTCGACCACATGTGCGCTGGAGCCCCGGCCAGGGCTCAGGGCCGTTTCCCCCACCGGCCGTGCCTCGGGCAGAGTAACCGAGGACCCGGCCGCGCGCCTTTTCGGACGCCAAGCCtagcagagaagggaagaggcGAACTGTGGCGACGCGAGACCATTCAGCAAGGCGCTCTACAAGCCCAGCTGGCAGACGGAAACCGGGGGCTCGGCCCGCACCACCTACTCCAACCCCCGCGCCTCACAGCACTCGGATGGCGCCCGATTCTGCCGCTCTCACCATCGCTGCACAGGCCGCCGctaccgccgccgccgccgccgccggtcGCTCCGAAAGAAAGAGGAAGTAGGCGGGGCTGACCTCGGCAACTACTGCCGGGTGGCGGCGGGCGCGGCCAATAGCGCCGCAGCGGGGGAGCCCCGTCTCCGCCCCGTCTCCCCCGCCTCGAAGGAGTGTCGTGGTACCGCCCGCCCGCCCGGGAGAAGCTGGAGCTCGCCCCTTGGTGCCTGCCTCTTTCACTGCACCCCCGGTAGCGGGGTCGGCGTCAGCTCTAGACGCGCAGTTGGGGAAACCGAGATACAACGTTGCCGGTAGCTTACCAGAGATGGCACACGGAGAACTCGAATTCGTCCATTCAGTCATTCGTTCATTCACTAGGGAAAACTTGCAGATCTCCCAATCCGGGCAGCTCTGAGCTAGGCGCCGGTAGTCTGGGGGTGCTGAGGGGAGGAGGGGATCAGGGTTTTCAAAGATGATGAACCGCGGCCCATGCCATGGAGGAATTTAAAGTGCGAGGTGGGCGGGAGGGTCGGGCTCAGGCAGTTATAATCCAACTCCATAAAGGTTCTGGAGGTTCTGGGGAGGCAGCAGGTGGCGGTGCAAAGAGcatttacagtctttttttttttttttttttgagacagagtcttgctctgttgcccaggctgccagcCAGGCTCGAGTCAGtgtcgcgatcttggctcactgcaacctctgccttccgggttcaagcgattctcctgtcctggcctcccgagtagctgagtagctgggattacaagcatgcaccaccacgcctggctagttttttgcatttttagtagaaacggggttttgccatgttgcccaggctgatcttaaactcctgagctcaggcgatccgcccaccttggcctcccaaagtgctgagattacaggtgagagccaccccgccctgcccccagcctttcttttaaaacagggtctcactctgtcaccctggctggaggacgtgatctccactcaccgaaacatccgcctcctgggttcaagcagtcctcccacctcagcctcctgagtagctgaaattacaggcacatgccaccaggcctggctaatttgtgtattttttgtaaagatgttgcccaggctggtcctctgggttcaagcgatctgcctgccctgACTTGGCCTCCAagagtgcctgggattacaggcatgagccacctcacctggccatacagccttttttatttcttgaaactctggctgtcgcccaggttggagtgcagtggtacgatctgggctaactgcaacttccgcctccccagttcaagagattctcctgcctgagcctcctgagtagctggagctacaggcgcctgccacttcACCCgcctgaatttttgtatttttagtagagatg
The sequence above is a segment of the Saimiri boliviensis isolate mSaiBol1 chromosome 2, mSaiBol1.pri, whole genome shotgun sequence genome. Coding sequences within it:
- the RPL35 gene encoding large ribosomal subunit protein uL29, giving the protein MAKIKARDLRGKKKEELLKQLDDLKVELSQLRVAKVTGGAASKLSKIRVVRKSIARVLTVINQTQKENLRKFYKGKKYKPLDLRPKKTRAMRRRLNKHEENLKTKKQQRKERLYPLRKYAVKA